In a genomic window of Shouchella clausii:
- a CDS encoding YwqH-like family protein: MHERIVRLKSRNNELRARVGEAHGNIERLETARTTISEEKPNVQDNRETLTRKALDGDEWRGNRKEEHEGLRDDIKAKFDDAESHIEQLLEDIRAKKAQLQSSIDTMQNTITLNESLIREEREKARG; encoded by the coding sequence GTGCATGAACGAATTGTACGCCTAAAAAGCCGGAACAATGAATTAAGAGCCCGTGTGGGGGAGGCACATGGAAATATAGAACGTTTGGAAACAGCGAGAACGACGATATCCGAAGAGAAGCCGAATGTCCAAGACAACCGTGAAACTTTGACACGCAAGGCTCTCGATGGCGATGAGTGGCGAGGAAACCGCAAAGAAGAGCACGAAGGGTTAAGGGATGACATCAAGGCGAAATTCGATGACGCTGAAAGTCACATTGAGCAACTGCTAGAAGATATCAGGGCGAAGAAAGCACAGCTACAATCAAGTATTGACACGATGCAAAACACGATTACGTTAAACGAATCACTCATAAGAGAAGAGAGGGAAAAAGCCCGTGGCTGA